In a genomic window of Chrysemys picta bellii isolate R12L10 chromosome 1, ASM1138683v2, whole genome shotgun sequence:
- the LOC101945332 gene encoding large ribosomal subunit protein uL22-like, with the protein MVRYSLDPENPPKSCKSRGSTLQVHFKNTRETAEAIKGMHIRNATKYLKDVTLKKQYVPFCRYNGGVGRCAQAKQWGWTQGRWPKKSAEFLLHKLKNAESNAELKGLDVDSLVIEHIQVNKAPKMRRCNYRAHGRINPYMSSSCHIEMILTEKEQIVPKPEEEVAQKKLKTQKHMARE; encoded by the coding sequence ATGGTCCGGTACTCACTTGATCCAGAGAACCCCCCCAAATCATGCAAGTCAAGGGGTTCTACCCTTCAAGTCCACTTCAAGAACACTCGTGAGACCGCTGAAGCTATCAAGGGCATGCATATCCGGAACGCCACTAAATATTTAAAGGATGTGACCCTAAAAAAGCAGTATGTTCCCTTCTGTCGTTACAATGGTGGAGTTGGCAGATGTGCTCAGGCCAAGCAGTGGGGCTGGACACAGGGGCGTTGGCCTAAAAAGAGTGCAGAGTTCCTACTGCACAAGCTCAAAAATGCTGAGAGTAATGCTGAACTCAAGGGTCTTGATGTGGATTCTCTGGTAATTGAGCACATCCAGGTCAACAAGGCCCCCAAAATGCGCCGGTGTAACTACAGAGCTCATGGTCGTATCAACCCCTACATGAGCTCCTCCTGTCATATTGAAATGATCCTCACTGAGAAGGAGCAGATTGTTCCAAAGCCAGAAGAGGAAGTTGCTCAGAAGAAGCTGAAGACACAAAAACATATGGCTCGGGAGTAA